In a genomic window of Magnolia sinica isolate HGM2019 chromosome 16, MsV1, whole genome shotgun sequence:
- the LOC131229120 gene encoding pentatricopeptide repeat-containing protein At5g46100-like translates to MMINGHSADNSLLGDLVSAHALAGDVDRAFKVFSEIGSFDCCADIVTYNTLVNGLCQSSHQADAVKSGTLVDFFDELANWLTRLDWPNFGFMAYTLVPPGEQPGSHALIGTMI, encoded by the exons ATGATGATCAACGGGCATTCAGCCGACAACTCACTTCTTGGGGACTTGGTATCTGCCCACGCATTAGCAG GCGACGTAGATCGGGCATTCAAGGTTTTTAGCGAAATTGGCAGTTTTGATTGTTGCGCAGACATTGTTACGTATAACACTCTTGTGAACGGATTATGCCAGTCCAGCCATCAGGCAGACGCTGTCAAATCTGGAACATTGGTTGACTTCTTTGATGAGCTGGCCAATTGGTTGACCAGACTGGACTGGCctaattttgggttcatggcGTACACACTGGTCCCACCAGGTGAACAACCTGGATCTCATGCACTCATAGGCACCATGATTTGA